In Zea mays cultivar B73 chromosome 7, Zm-B73-REFERENCE-NAM-5.0, whole genome shotgun sequence, the following proteins share a genomic window:
- the LOC103632374 gene encoding uncharacterized protein — translation MDSENEKLRKALATLLRVVQKRSCDIVDVVTSAFQPFNSPLVDELNRALVEIDDLVKDLEDVAVQTQWEVENMAKSEVKEHPQQEEAVEDLLIHDGSEDELLIDEESPINYEDLVGYDDGRDYSTDDTYPY, via the coding sequence ATGGATTCGGAGAACGAAAAGCTCCGTAAAGCACTGGCTACTCTGCTCAGAGTTGTTCAAAAGCGTAGTTGTGACATCGTTGATGTCGTCACATCAGCCTTCCAGCCTTTCAACTCACCTTTGGTCGACGAATTGAACCGAGCACTAGTTGAGATTGACGACCTCGTCAAGGATCTTGAAGACGTAGCAGTGCAAACTCAGTGGGAGGTAGAAAATATGGCTAAGAGTGAAGTGAAAGAACATCCACAACAAGAGGAAGCAGTAGAGGACCTTCTCATACATGATGGTTCAGAAGACGAGCTACTGATAGACGAAGAGTCACCAATTAACTATGAAGACCTTGTGGGCTACGACGATGGTCGTGACTACTCAACCGACGACACATATCCGTACTAG
- the LOC111589763 gene encoding uncharacterized protein, translating into MSRWDTIKTQCSTFAGYMMAVLRQNPSGLSDADKTSLAASRFAAIEKKPFHFLHCWAILKDQPKWMDNHMGQQQQQANANPTHSNTVDLDAEESVPSSFTSKRPLGRDASKEKAKRTKSVDTSSSDSEFMTRMGDLSLERLSVYKTAVSTEEKKLDSMNRNERQKLLLEKKKLNLEKIRLERQKLKEDKEEEIMILSMDLSKCNPLLRQYYEAKQQEILARVTGSTSSGQ; encoded by the exons atgAGTAGATGGGATACTATCAAAACACAGTGTTCCACTTTTGCTGGATACATGATGGCAGTCCTCCGACAGAATCCTAGTGGACTCAGTGACGCAGACAAG ACATCACTGGCAGCTTCTAGGTTTGCAGCAATTGAGAAGAAGCCTTTCCACTTTTTACACTGTTGGGCTATTCTTAAGGACCAACCAAAATGGATGGACAACCACATGGGTCAACAACAACAGCAAGCCAACGCTAATCCCACACATTCCAACACTGTCGATTTGGATGCTGAAGAATCTGTACCATCAAGCTTCACATCGAAGAGGCCCCTTGGTCGAGATGCTTCGAAGGAAAAGGCAAAGAGGACTAAATCTGTGGACACATCTTCATCAGATTCTGAGTTTATGACACGCATGGGTGATCTTTCTTTGGAGCGCCTGTCAGTGTACAAAACAGCTGTTTCAACTGAGGAAAAGAAGTTGGATTCAATGAACAGAAATGAGAGGCAGAAATTGCTCCTAGAAAAGAAGAAGCTGAACCTGGAGAAAATAAGGCTAGAAAGGCAGAAACTAAAGGAGGACAAGGAAGAGGAGATAATGATCTTAAGCATGGATTTGAGCAAATGTAACCCTCTACTCCGCCAGTACTatgaagccaagcaacaagagataCTGGCAAGGGTTACTGGGTCTACTTCATCTGGCCAGTGA
- the LOC103633880 gene encoding uncharacterized protein: MNPYLENNFLVRLMEEMEEEEEELQLARHMVNRRRRAHNERRHGGSIPGRVRIHRDHMSGDARIRADYFGANPVYTDAQFRRRFRMHRHVFERLVDVVQQVDPYFIQRPNCAGEIGLSALQKVVAAVRILAYGIPADAVDEYVRIGESTAHEALKHFCTAVQTAFAPYYLRAPNAEDIARLLQVGESRGFPGMLGSVDCMHWEWRNCPSSWKGMFTGRGKHPTMILEAVVSYDLWIWHAYFGLPGSCNDINVLHRSNLFERHLSGDTPPVSFTVNGHTYNMGYYLADGIYPD, from the exons ATGAATCCCTACTTAGAAAACAATTTTCTTGTGCGCTTGATGGAAGAaatggaagaggaagaagaagagttgcAGTTGGCGAGGCACATGGTCAATAGGAGGCGACGTGCACACAATGAGCGTCGTCATGGTGGTTCGATCCCAGGGCGTGTTAGGATTCATCGTGATCACATGAGCGGCGATGCAAGAATCCGAGCGGACTACTTTGGAGCGAACCCGGTGTACACGGATGCTCAATTTCGTAGGAG GTTCCGCATGCATCGCCATGTCTTTGAGCGCCTTGTTGATGTTGTGCAACAAGTGGATCCATATTTTATTCAGCGTCCAAATTGTGCGGGTGAGATTGGTCTTTCTGCTctacagaaagttgttgctgctGTTCGAATCCTTGCTTACGGTATTCCGGCTGATGCCGTTGACGAATACGTACGAATTGGGGAATCTACTGCTCATGAAGCATTGAAACACTTTTGCACGGCCGTCCAAACCGCGTTTGCTCCCTATTATCTCCGTGCACCAAATGCAGAAGATATCGCACGCCTTCTCCAAGTTGGCGAGTCACGTGGGTTTCCTGGTATGCttggtagtgttgattgcatgcattgggagtggcgtaACTGCCCAAGTTCATGGAAGGGGATGTTTACAGGGCGTGGTAAACATCCTACCATGATCTTGGAAGCTGTTGTGTCGTATGACCTGTGGATATGGCATGCATATTTTGGTCTGCCAGGTAGTTGCAACGACATAAATGTTCTTCACCGTTCAAACCTTTTCGAAAGGCATCTTAGCGGTGACACACCTCCGGTTTCATTCACTGTGAATGGTCACACGTACAATATGGGATATTACCTAGCAGACGGGATTTACCCTGACTAG